The sequence CGCCGACCGGCTGGCGCAGACGATCTCCGGCAGTGATCTCGGGGCCGTGGCGCTGCTGCGTTCCGGCGGTTACGTCGGGGTGGTCACCGAGTGGCTGCTGGAGATGCCGCTGACCGGCGAACCGGTGGTGCCGGAGCCGCCCGCGGGGATCACGGTGCGGGCGTTTCGCGCGGGCGACGAGGAGGCCGCGTACCGGCTCACCGAGGACGCGTTCGACGAGTGGCAGCAGCGGCGGAAACCGTACGCGGAGTGGGCGCGGCGCACGGTCGGCCGGGCGACGTTCGCACCGGGGGCGTCGCCGCTCGCCTTCGAGGGTGACCGGTTGGCCGGTGTGGTGCTGTCGTCGGATCCGGGGGCGGGTTCAGAGGCGGACGCGGGTCCCGTGCCGGGGACTTTGGGCGGCGGCGAGGGGTACGTCGACCGGGTGGCGGTCCGCCGCGATCAGCGCGACCGGGGCATCGCACGGCTGCTGCTGCAAGAGGCGTTCCGTGCCTTCTACCTCCAGGGGAAGCGGAGTTGCGTCCTGTGGACGCATTCGGACACGGGGGCGCTGGGGCTGTACGAGCGGCTCGGGATGACGGTGCGGCGCAGTTCCACGGTGTACGGCAAGGCGCTCGTCGCGGGCTAGCCGACCGAGGAGGGCTTCCGGTTTGCCACCGTGCGCGGGCTGGTGCCAGCCCCCGTACAGGTCCGGCTGCCTGCCGGAGTGATCGTGCCGTGGGCGATCTCTACCGTGTTGCGCATGGCAATTCCTTTACTTTCGACCGTGCTTCGCAGAGGTGCCGCGCTCGTGGCCGGGGCCGTCGCCATGGTGCTGCTCGCCGCGCCGCTGTCCGCCGCCCGGGCACCGGACGCGTCCCGGGCGTGCGGCACGCACGAGGCCGTACGGCGGTCGGTGCACCGGCTGGTCGCCGAGGACCGGATCGCCGGGGCCGCGGTTCTCGTCGACGGGCCTGCGGCCGGGCCGGGTTGCGCGCGCTGGTCCGTCACGGACGGGGTCGCCGACCTGCGCACCGGCCGCCTTACGAACACCACGGACCGGCTGCGGATCGGCAGCGTCACCAAGACCTTCACCGCCACGGTGGTCCTGCAACTCGCCGCCGAGCACCGGCTGTCCCTGGACGCGCCGGTCGAGCGCTATCTGCCCGGCCTGATCCGGGGACACGGCTACGACGGCCGCCGGATCACCGTCCGCCGACTCCTCCAGCACACCAGCGGCCTTCCCGACTACCTCGAAGCGCCCGAGTGGAAGCACCCCGAGGCGCTGCGCCATCGCCATTTCGAGCCGCGCGAACTCGTCTCCCGTGCACTCCAGTTGCCGCACCCCGGCCAGACCTGGCACTACGCGACCACCAACTACGTCGTCGCCGGGCTGATCGTCCAGGCGGTCACCGGGCACTCGCCCGAGGCGGAGATCACCCGCCGCGTCATCGTGCCGCTCGGGCTGCACGACACCTACTGGCCCGGCGACGACACCCGGATCCAAGGCCCCCATTCCCGGAGCTACTTCACGGACGCCGAGGGCCACCGAGTGGACGGCACCGACTGGAACATGACCTTCGGGGACGTCGGCGGCGCTTTGGTGTCCACGCCGGAGGACCTGACGCGGTTCGCCACCGCGCTGTTCGGCGGGCGCCTGCTGCCGGCGGCCCGACTCGCCGAGATGCGGCGCACGGTGGCCGCCGACCCCGACCGGCTCTGGCCCGGTGCGCGCTACGGACTCGGTCTGATCATGACCCCGCTGACCTGCGGCGGCGCCTGGTGGAGGCATGCCGGGACGGTGCCGGGCGGACACCGGGCACTGGTGGCCGTGGGCCCGGGCGGGCGCAGCGTCGCCGTGGCGCTGAACGAGATACCCGCGACCCTCCAGGCCGAACAGGACTTCCTCGACGTCGTGGACACGGCCTTCTGCACGCAAGGCTCCCCCATCGGAAGGACGACCGCATGACCACCTCCCTCGCGGGTGACCGGCACCGAGGACACCGCTTACGCCGGCTCGTGACACGGTCCGGCCCGATGACCGCGCTGAGCCTGGCCGCGGCACTCACCCTGGGCGCCGCCCCCGCCGCCCCCGCCGCCCCTGCGGCCCCCGCCGATCCCCTGGCCCGCTACCACCATCAGCACCTCACCTGGAAGAGCTGCCTGCTCGGCCCGGACGACGAGACCGGCAAGGAACTGGAGCAGGCAGGCGCCCGATGCACCGAAGTCACCGTGCCGTTGGACTACGCACGCCCCGACGGCCGTACGATCACCGTCGCGCTCTCCCGGATCCGGGCCACCGACTCCGCGCACCGCGTCGGCACGCTCGTGCTCAACAGCGGCGGTCCCGGCGGGCCGACCATCGGTGATCCGCCGTGGGTGCGCAAGGCGATGAAGGACGTCGGCGGGCGGTACGACGTGGTGGGGGTGGATCCCCGCTTCGTGGGCCGCAGCACCGCGCTGGACTGCGGATGGCCGACCGGCAGCATGATCCGCGGGGCGGGCAGGGACCGCGCCGAGTTCGACGGCATGGTCGCCTTCTCCGCCGACCTCGCCCGCCGCTGCCGCACCCACGCGGGCGACCTGGTGCCGTACGCGAACACCCGCAACACCGCCCGCGACATGGATGTGATCCGCGCCGCGCTGGGCGAGCGCCGGATCTCCTACCTCGGCTACTCGTACGGCAGTTACCTCGGTGAGGTGTACACCACGATGTTCCCCGGCCGCACCGACCGGGTGGTGCTGGACGGTGTGATCGACCCCGCCCGCTACGGTCCCCGGCTGCTGCGGGGCACGGAGGCCGCCGGGAAGCACGCCCTGCGCGACTGGGCGGACTGGGCCGCCGCGCATGACGAGGACTACGGCCTGGGCCGTACCGGGAGTGCGGTCCTCGCGACGGTGGAGGAGATCCAGTCGGCCGCCGAGCGCGCCCCGCTGCGGGTCGGCGGCTACCGGGTGGACGACCGGATCACCCCCACCCTCGTCCTCAACGGCCTCTCCCAGGATCTCCCCTCGGCCTACGGCGACTTCGCCCAGGGGGTGCGGGAGCTGCGGCGCGCCGCCGGGGGAGAGCCGGTGTCCCCGTCACCCTGGCTGGCCGGCCTGCTCCAGTTCCTGCTGACGGGACACGACTCCGCCTACGGCAGTGCGCAGACGGCGATCCTGTGCGGTGACGGAACCGCGCCCCGCGATCCGGAGACCTACTGGCGCGATCTGCGGCAGGCCGACCCCCGGGACCGGTTCTTCGCTCCCGTCACGAACGCCATCAACCCCTACGCGTTCTGGGGGCCGCCGCGCGAACGGCCGACCACCGTCCGCGCCGACCTCCCGGCCCTGCTGGTGAACGCCACCGGCGACCCGCGCACCCTCTACTCGGGCGCCGAGAGGGTCCACCGCGGCTGGCCCGGCTCCCGGCTGATAACCCTGCACGACGCCGACCAGCACGCCGTGTTCGGCATCTTCGGCAGCGCGTGCGTGGACGACGCGGTGAACGCCTACCTCGCGACCGACCGGCTGCCGGCCGTGGACCTGTCCTGCCCCCGGGGCCGGCCCTGACCCGTCAGGGGCACATCAGCACCCGGTCAGGGGCCGCTGCCATCCTCTTCTTGTGAACGGAACGGGGCACCACACCGGGCCGGGAACAAGGAGAGGTGCCCGGAGCGGTTGATCGGGGACCGACGAGTTCGTCTCAAGGTCGGATCCTTATGGGGTCCACGCAGGTTCGAATCCTGCCCTCTCCGCCGAGGCGGTCCGCGTTCAGTCCTTGTCGTCCGTCGGCGGGGACCAGGGCTGTTCCGGGGGCGGCGGCCCCTCCCACGCGCCGCGGAGCATCTCCTTGAGAGTCTTCGGCGGGGTCTCCTTCTCCTCCCGCACATGCATGAGCCGGGCGGTGCTCACCCGTATGTGGCACTGGTGTCCCCGCAGCCCGACGAGGACCACCCACGAGCCGTCCTGGGCGAGGAAGGCGTGCCGCGCGGGCTGGTCCCCCGGTTTGGCGTGGCGGGCCAGGGTGGTCGGCAGGTAGTGCAGCGCCGCGTCCTCGGCCACGGCGGCGATCCTGGCCTCGTCCCCCCGGACGCGGTGTGCGGCCGCGAGCTTCCAGTGGTGCAGCCTGAACTCGATGGCCTGCAGATGTTTCGTGTCCCGTATGTCTTCCTCGACGAGGATGTACCAGTCAGCACTCATGATCCGCGCATCCTGTCATGCGCCCCGGCGCACGCCTCCACCGAGCGGGTGCCTTCCGGCGCGCCGGGCCGGTGTCCCCTCGGCGTCGGTCGCCGGTGGCTCCTAGCCTCGGAGCATGCCCCGGCTTCCCGCACATGTACGCGCCTGTCTGTTCGATCTCGACGGGGTGCTCACCCAGACCGCCAAGGTGCACGCGGCGGCCTGGAAGGAGATGTTCGACGCCTATCTGCGAGAACGCGCGCGCCGGGAGGGCACGGAGTTCGTGCCCTTCGACGCGGTGCGCGACTACGACGAGTACGTGGACGGGCGGCCGAGGGAGGACGGGGTGCGCACGTTCCTCGCGGCGCGCGGGGTGCGGTTGCCCGAGGGGTCGCCGCAGGATCCGCCGGACGCCGAGACGGTGCAGGCGCTGGGCGCCCGGAAGAACGAGCTGGTGCTGCGCCGGATCCGGGAGGACGGCGTGGAGCCGTACGAGGGTTCGGTCCGCTTTCTGCACGAGGTCCGCGCGGCGGGCCTGGCCTGCGCGGTGGTGTCGTCCAGTGCGAACGCCCGGGACGTGCTGGCCGCGGCCGGTATCGCGGACCTGTTCGACGAGTGGGTCGACGGGGTGGTGACCCGCGAGCGGCACTTGCGCGGCAAGCCCGCCGCGGACACCTATCTGGAGGCGGCACGGGAGTTGTCCGTGGAGCCCGGCGCGGCGGCCGTGTTCGAGGACGCGCCGGCCGGTGTCGAGGCCGGGCGGGCGGGGCGGTTCGGGCTGGTCGTGGGGGTGGACCGGGTGGGGCAGGCGGAGCAGCTTCGGGCGCACGGCGCCGACGTGGTCGTACGCGACCTGGCGGAACTTCTGGAGTCGTCGTGATCACGCATCCCAGCTACACCGTCGAGCCGTGGTCCCTGCGCGAGACCGAGCTGAATCTGGACGTGCTCGCGCAGAGCGAGTCGGTGTTCGCGCTGTCCAACGGGCATGTCGGCTGGCGCGGCAACCTGGACGAGGGCGAGCCGCACGGGCTGCCCGGCGCCTACCTCAACGGGGTCCACGAGCGGCATCCGCTGCCGTACGCGGAGGCCGGGTACGGCTATCCCGAGTCCGGCCAGACGGCGATCAACGTGACCGACGGCAAGGTCGTCCGGCTGCTGGTGGACGACCATCCGTACGATCTGCGCTACGGGCGGCTGCTGTCCCATGAGCGGGTCCTGGACTTCCGTACCGGTGTGCTCAGCCGCACCGCCCGCTGGACCTCGCCCGGTGGCCGTACGGTCCGTATCACCTCGCGGCGGCTGGTGTCCTTCACCCAGCGCGCGGTGGCCGCCGTCGTCTACGAGGTGGAGCCGGAGGACGGCCCGGCCTCGGTGGCCATCCAGTCCGAGCTGATCGCCAACGAACAACTCCCCCATGTCGAAGGGGATCCCCGGGTCGCGGCCGTGACCGATTCCCCGCTGACGGCGGAGGAGCACTACGCCGAGGAGACCCGGCTGCGCCTGGTGCACCACACCGACCGCAGCGGGCTGCGGGTGGGCGCGGCGGCCGACCATCTGGTGGAGGGGCCCGAGAGCACCCGCTGGTCGGCGCAGTGCGAGCCCGACGTCAGCCGGCTGACGGTGACGGCGGACCTGGCGCCCGGACAGCCGTTGCGGCTGGTCAAGTTCGTGGCCCACGGCTGGTCCGCGGAGCGTTCGCTGCCCAGCATGCGCGACCAGGTGGACGGGGCGGTGGCGGTCGCGGTCAGTACCGGCTGGGACGGGCTGGTCGCCGAGCAGCGGGCCTATCTGGACGAGTTCTGGGCGGGCGCGGACGTCGAGGTGGAGGGGGACCCGCAGATCCAGCAGGCGGTGCGGTTCGCCCTCTTCCATGTGCTTCAGGCGGCGGCCCGCGGCGAGAACCGGGCGATCCCCGCGAAGGGACTGACCGGGACCGGGTACGACGGGCACTCCTTCTGGGACACCGAGGCGTATGTGATGCCGGTGCTGACGTTCACCGCGCCGCAGGCCGTGGCGTCCGCCCTGCGCTGGCGGCACAGCACCCTGCCCGCGGCCCGTGAGCGCGCCCGCCAACTGGGCCTGGAGGGCGCCACGTTCCCCTGGCGGACCATCGACGGCGCCGAGTGCTCCGCCTACTGGCCGGCCGGGACCGCCGCCTTCCACATCAACGCGGACATCGCGCTGGCCACGGTCCGGTACATCGCGGCGACCGGGGACGAGGACTTCGAGCGCGGGGTCGGGTTCGACATCCTGGTGGAAACGGCCCGGCTGTGGCGCTCCCTCGGCCACCACGACCCGGAGGGCGTCTTCCACATCGACGGGGTCACCGGCCC is a genomic window of Streptomyces sp. WP-1 containing:
- a CDS encoding serine hydrolase domain-containing protein, giving the protein MAIPLLSTVLRRGAALVAGAVAMVLLAAPLSAARAPDASRACGTHEAVRRSVHRLVAEDRIAGAAVLVDGPAAGPGCARWSVTDGVADLRTGRLTNTTDRLRIGSVTKTFTATVVLQLAAEHRLSLDAPVERYLPGLIRGHGYDGRRITVRRLLQHTSGLPDYLEAPEWKHPEALRHRHFEPRELVSRALQLPHPGQTWHYATTNYVVAGLIVQAVTGHSPEAEITRRVIVPLGLHDTYWPGDDTRIQGPHSRSYFTDAEGHRVDGTDWNMTFGDVGGALVSTPEDLTRFATALFGGRLLPAARLAEMRRTVAADPDRLWPGARYGLGLIMTPLTCGGAWWRHAGTVPGGHRALVAVGPGGRSVAVALNEIPATLQAEQDFLDVVDTAFCTQGSPIGRTTA
- a CDS encoding glycoside hydrolase family 65 protein, with amino-acid sequence MITHPSYTVEPWSLRETELNLDVLAQSESVFALSNGHVGWRGNLDEGEPHGLPGAYLNGVHERHPLPYAEAGYGYPESGQTAINVTDGKVVRLLVDDHPYDLRYGRLLSHERVLDFRTGVLSRTARWTSPGGRTVRITSRRLVSFTQRAVAAVVYEVEPEDGPASVAIQSELIANEQLPHVEGDPRVAAVTDSPLTAEEHYAEETRLRLVHHTDRSGLRVGAAADHLVEGPESTRWSAQCEPDVSRLTVTADLAPGQPLRLVKFVAHGWSAERSLPSMRDQVDGAVAVAVSTGWDGLVAEQRAYLDEFWAGADVEVEGDPQIQQAVRFALFHVLQAAARGENRAIPAKGLTGTGYDGHSFWDTEAYVMPVLTFTAPQAVASALRWRHSTLPAARERARQLGLEGATFPWRTIDGAECSAYWPAGTAAFHINADIALATVRYIAATGDEDFERGVGFDILVETARLWRSLGHHDPEGVFHIDGVTGPDEYSAIARDNLYTNLMARQNLLAAADVAIRHPDRADELGVDDEEAAAWRDAAARMALPYNEALGVHEQSAGYTHLQRWDFEGTPPENYPLLLNYPYFDLYRKQVVKQADVVLAMMECPYAFSEEEKARNFAYYEALTVRDSSLSACCQAVLAAETGHLRLAYAYLGEAALMDLDDLEHNTRDGLHIASLAGTWIAVVGGFGGLRWHLGKDERPDVLGFGPRLPETLSRVVFTVQVRGRRLKVDIGPKQVRYGLVEGDPLTILHYGDPLTVSVDAPQDRPIPPPPVHPEPQQPRGRHPQGLAEQDETAEQ
- a CDS encoding HAD family phosphatase; this encodes MPRLPAHVRACLFDLDGVLTQTAKVHAAAWKEMFDAYLRERARREGTEFVPFDAVRDYDEYVDGRPREDGVRTFLAARGVRLPEGSPQDPPDAETVQALGARKNELVLRRIREDGVEPYEGSVRFLHEVRAAGLACAVVSSSANARDVLAAAGIADLFDEWVDGVVTRERHLRGKPAADTYLEAARELSVEPGAAAVFEDAPAGVEAGRAGRFGLVVGVDRVGQAEQLRAHGADVVVRDLAELLESS
- a CDS encoding alpha/beta fold hydrolase; translation: MTALSLAAALTLGAAPAAPAAPAAPADPLARYHHQHLTWKSCLLGPDDETGKELEQAGARCTEVTVPLDYARPDGRTITVALSRIRATDSAHRVGTLVLNSGGPGGPTIGDPPWVRKAMKDVGGRYDVVGVDPRFVGRSTALDCGWPTGSMIRGAGRDRAEFDGMVAFSADLARRCRTHAGDLVPYANTRNTARDMDVIRAALGERRISYLGYSYGSYLGEVYTTMFPGRTDRVVLDGVIDPARYGPRLLRGTEAAGKHALRDWADWAAAHDEDYGLGRTGSAVLATVEEIQSAAERAPLRVGGYRVDDRITPTLVLNGLSQDLPSAYGDFAQGVRELRRAAGGEPVSPSPWLAGLLQFLLTGHDSAYGSAQTAILCGDGTAPRDPETYWRDLRQADPRDRFFAPVTNAINPYAFWGPPRERPTTVRADLPALLVNATGDPRTLYSGAERVHRGWPGSRLITLHDADQHAVFGIFGSACVDDAVNAYLATDRLPAVDLSCPRGRP
- a CDS encoding GNAT family N-acetyltransferase gives rise to the protein MADSFAGAWPAGYRVRPADTADTAAVHRLVGAGERALHGLATTDADRIAADLGMAGGGSAGDTVLVTGPAGDPAAWGWVRGRRATVHVHPGHRARGLGAALLAWSEARARELGADRLAQTISGSDLGAVALLRSGGYVGVVTEWLLEMPLTGEPVVPEPPAGITVRAFRAGDEEAAYRLTEDAFDEWQQRRKPYAEWARRTVGRATFAPGASPLAFEGDRLAGVVLSSDPGAGSEADAGPVPGTLGGGEGYVDRVAVRRDQRDRGIARLLLQEAFRAFYLQGKRSCVLWTHSDTGALGLYERLGMTVRRSSTVYGKALVAG